The following proteins are co-located in the Telopea speciosissima isolate NSW1024214 ecotype Mountain lineage chromosome 9, Tspe_v1, whole genome shotgun sequence genome:
- the LOC122640670 gene encoding uncharacterized protein LOC122640670 isoform X2 — translation MKEMFKKQARDRIDGGSEGTSGGSVKYKEPSPDKLLVPPPPPPPPPQQSSSLLPFASGTGLRKQIQTVKKGTQTNKNTGNIRIGNISCQFNPASMAATKPFFLEFQTVQDGIQTNENSGDIEIGSWG, via the exons ATGAAGGAGATGTTCAAGAAGCAGGCACGGGATCGTATTGATGGAGGGTCTGAAGGAACTTCTGGAGGTTCTGTGAAGTACAAGGAACCTTCTCCTGAT AAGCTCCttgttcctcctcctcctcctcctcctcctccgcaACAATCTAGTTCCCTGCTTCCATTTGCATCAGGAACTGGTCTCAGAAAACAGATTCAGACAGTTAAGAAGGGTACTCAAACTAATAAGAATACGGGAAATATCAGAATTGGAAACATCAGTTGCCAATTTAACCCAGCTTCCATGGCTGCTACGAAGCCCTTCTTTCTTGAGTTTCAGACTGTTCAGGATGGTATTCAAACCAATGAAAACTCCGGTGATATCGAGATAGGGAGTTGGGGTTGA
- the LOC122640670 gene encoding uncharacterized protein LOC122640670 isoform X1, which translates to MKEMFKKQARDRIDGGSEGTSGGSVKYKEPSSPKLLVPPPPPPPPPQQSSSLLPFASGTGLRKQIQTVKKGTQTNKNTGNIRIGNISCQFNPASMAATKPFFLEFQTVQDGIQTNENSGDIEIGSWG; encoded by the exons ATGAAGGAGATGTTCAAGAAGCAGGCACGGGATCGTATTGATGGAGGGTCTGAAGGAACTTCTGGAGGTTCTGTGAAGTACAAGGAACCT TCTTCTCCCAAGCTCCttgttcctcctcctcctcctcctcctcctccgcaACAATCTAGTTCCCTGCTTCCATTTGCATCAGGAACTGGTCTCAGAAAACAGATTCAGACAGTTAAGAAGGGTACTCAAACTAATAAGAATACGGGAAATATCAGAATTGGAAACATCAGTTGCCAATTTAACCCAGCTTCCATGGCTGCTACGAAGCCCTTCTTTCTTGAGTTTCAGACTGTTCAGGATGGTATTCAAACCAATGAAAACTCCGGTGATATCGAGATAGGGAGTTGGGGTTGA
- the LOC122640344 gene encoding UPF0481 protein At3g47200-like — translation MDVDEVVLASSIEAKLSPEPPLSTRASIFRVPHVFCRQNEGAFAPNLVSIGPFHHGYENLKNMEEFKLWYLHGLLHRAPTSQTNLRILTRAIWQLEERARECYAEQLIGLDKYEFVEMLLLDGCFIIELFRKKGQLRYDDDDEDLISSTPNWMDSYLRVDLMLLENQIPWFVLECLFDLTVSPLQRSPSLVELALGFFDTMMPMTVPAKSSFRVDETKHLLHLLWNSIISVSSTDVELTILEKNEYWEVIPSVTDLVEVGIKFKKGNPKEILNIRFKDGVMEIPPLLIQGSTERLFRNLIAYEQCCYLLPSRITSYVVFLDRLINSSKDVHLLGVEGILENWLSTEEDASLFFSRVWNGGTLHKFYYVGLCHKVNTYYGTSWHKWRATLKRDYFNNPWTIISVFAGIVLLLLTFLQTLFSILSYH, via the coding sequence ATGGATGTGGATGAAGTAGTATTAGCATCTTCAATCGAAGCAAAGCTTAGTCCTGAGCCTCCATTGTCAACTCGAGCTTCTATCTTCAGAGTTCCTCATGTATTCTGTCGACAAAATGAAGGTGCTTTTGCTCCTAATTTAGTCTCAATTGGTCCCTTTCACCATGGTTATGAAAACTTGAAGAACATGGAAGAATTCAAACTATGGTATTTGCATGGCCTCCTTCATCGGGCACCAACTTCACAGACAAATTTAAGGATATTAACACGAGCCATTTGGCAGTTGGAAGAACGTGCACGTGAGTGTTATGCAGAACAATTGATCGGCCTTGACAAATATGAGTTCGTTGAAATGCTGTTACTTGATGGTTGTTTCATCATTGAACTTTTCCGCAAGAAAGGACAATTAAGatacgacgacgacgacgaagATCTCATATCCAGTACACCTAATTGGATGGACAGTTACTTGCGAGTTGATTTGATGTTACTTGAAAACCAAATTCCATGGTTTGTTCTTGAATGTTTATTCGACCTAACTGTGTCTCCTCTACAAAGAAGCCCTTCCCTTGTGGAACTTGCACTTGGTTTCTTTGATACTATGATGCCAATGACAGTTCCTGCTAAATCGAGCTTTAGAGTTGATGAAACCAAACATTTACTTCACTTGCTGTGGAACAGCATAATTTCAGTTTCTTCTACAGATGTAGAGTTGACAATATTGGAGAAGAATGAATACTGGGAAGTAATTCCTTCTGTTACAGATCTTGTAGAGGTTGGAATCAAATTCAAGAAAGGTAACCCTAAAGAAATATTGAATATAAGATTCAAAGATGGGGTGATGGAAATACCACCATTGTTAATTCAGGGAAGTACAGAACGTCTGTTTCGGAACCTGATTGCTTATGAGCAGTGTTGTTATTTATTGCCTAGCAGAATCACATCTTATGTTGTATTTTTGGATCGACTCATAAACTCATCAAAGGATGTGCATTTACTAGGAGTGGAAGGAATATTAGAGAACTGGTTGAGCACTGAAGAAGATGCTTCCCTTTTCTTTAGCAGGGTATGGAATGGTGGTACTCTCCATAAATTCTATTATGTGGGACTTTGCCATAAAGTTAATACTTATTATGGAACTAGTTGGCATAAGTGGCGTGCGACACTGAAGCGTGACTACTTCAACAATCCATGGACAATAATTTCCGTCTTTGCTGGAATCGTGCTGCTACTTCTTACCTTCTTGCAAACCTTATTCTCTATCCTAAGTTATCAttaa